Proteins co-encoded in one Pseudomonadota bacterium genomic window:
- a CDS encoding FAD-dependent oxidoreductase, whose product MERRYDYLVIGSGIAGLTFALTVAEKGSVAVITKREVEEAATSYAQGGIAAVVSEVDSFESHIQDTLGSGDGLCDEAVVREVVRDGPEQVRRLLEWGVRFTGGEKTPFDLTKEGGHSHRRVLHAGDFTGREIERALLTALSSHKNVSIFEHHIAVDLITTGKLGIARRMPGRCVGAYVLDIKARSIDPFVAPATVLATGGAGKVYLYTSNPDIASGDGVAMAYRAGAEIANMEFVQFHPTCLYHPRAKSFLISEA is encoded by the coding sequence ATGGAGAGACGGTACGATTATCTGGTGATCGGCAGCGGGATCGCGGGGCTCACCTTCGCGCTGACTGTCGCGGAGAAGGGCTCGGTCGCCGTGATAACCAAGCGTGAGGTCGAGGAGGCGGCTACCTCCTACGCCCAGGGCGGGATCGCGGCGGTGGTCAGCGAGGTCGACTCGTTCGAGAGCCACATACAGGACACGCTCGGCTCCGGCGACGGGCTGTGCGACGAGGCGGTCGTGCGGGAGGTGGTGCGCGACGGCCCCGAGCAGGTCAGGCGCCTGCTCGAATGGGGCGTGCGATTCACGGGCGGCGAAAAAACGCCCTTCGACCTCACGAAGGAGGGGGGCCACAGCCATCGCAGGGTCCTCCATGCCGGCGACTTCACGGGCCGGGAGATCGAGCGCGCCCTCCTCACCGCCCTCTCCTCCCACAAGAACGTCTCCATCTTCGAGCACCACATAGCGGTCGACCTCATCACCACGGGCAAGCTCGGGATCGCGAGGAGGATGCCGGGCCGCTGCGTGGGCGCCTATGTGCTGGACATAAAGGCGAGGTCGATCGACCCGTTCGTCGCCCCCGCGACGGTCCTGGCCACAGGGGGCGCCGGCAAGGTCTACCTCTACACCTCGAACCCCGACATCGCCTCGGGCGACGGCGTCGCCATGGCGTACAGGGCCGGCGCCGAGATCGCGAACATGGAGTTCGTCCAGTTCCACCCCACCTGCCTATATCACCCGAGGGCAAAGTCGTTCCTCATCTCCGAGGCG
- a CDS encoding nucleotidyl transferase AbiEii/AbiGii toxin family protein codes for MNIESLKAKLLNISREEGIDLQELLNRFGSEQFLARLSASPYADRMVFKGGTLLTYILETERRTRDLDFSVMGIGNTLEDVLSLIDRILKIRLDDGIDWARPTGVSLDHPEMDYPGYRIKCPFMLCKSKGLVRMDFATGDVVKARKMHIERIRYKDEPLVGADFDILVYPLESIFSEKLHIAIKRAGANTRMKDYYDMYKLVLSEELDESLLKSSISDTFKKRETEIKTAIAFDAATMDLLQGYWAPFIRKTKIEDAPGNLKDVITVINTMLGNIYGRKR; via the coding sequence ATGAACATTGAAAGCCTCAAGGCAAAGCTCTTGAATATCTCGCGTGAAGAGGGGATCGATCTGCAGGAGCTCCTCAATCGCTTCGGCTCCGAGCAGTTTCTCGCCAGGCTCAGCGCATCGCCCTATGCGGACCGCATGGTCTTCAAGGGCGGGACTCTCCTCACATATATCTTAGAGACCGAGCGGCGGACCCGCGATCTGGATTTCTCTGTCATGGGAATCGGCAACACGCTGGAAGACGTGCTTTCTCTGATAGACAGGATTTTGAAGATCCGGCTCGATGACGGCATCGATTGGGCAAGGCCCACCGGCGTTTCCCTTGATCATCCCGAGATGGATTATCCGGGTTACAGGATCAAGTGCCCCTTCATGCTGTGCAAATCAAAGGGCCTGGTGAGGATGGACTTTGCAACAGGTGACGTGGTCAAGGCGAGAAAGATGCATATCGAGCGCATTCGATACAAAGACGAGCCTCTTGTGGGTGCCGACTTCGATATTCTCGTCTATCCGCTGGAGAGCATATTTTCGGAGAAGCTCCATATCGCCATAAAGCGCGCGGGTGCAAATACACGGATGAAGGATTACTATGACATGTACAAGCTGGTGCTTTCGGAGGAGTTGGATGAGTCGCTGTTGAAATCGAGCATCAGCGATACTTTCAAAAAGCGGGAGACTGAGATCAAGACCGCGATTGCCTTTGATGCGGCAACCATGGATCTGCTGCAGGGGTATTGGGCACCTTTTATCAGGAAGACGAAGATCGAGGATGCGCCGGGCAATCTGAAGGACGTCATAACCGTTATCAACACGATGCTGGGGAATATATATGGAAGGAAACGATAA
- the pgsA gene encoding CDP-diacylglycerol--glycerol-3-phosphate 3-phosphatidyltransferase, protein MAGAYLNLPNWITMGRLLAVPVLFVLMLFMDDSAFDDRSNRLLSLVSGIFFTVAMSSDMLDGYLARRRGLSSTFGKFFDPLADKLLFLVAIIMLIPLGRMPAWLVAIFLVREVTVTALRGIAIDEGIVIAASHWGKYKAVFVAVACTGLLLHYPFLGIQWRLIGWVFMVPAVLMSLGSGIHYAAGFLAGLKCRGAAA, encoded by the coding sequence GTGGCCGGCGCGTATCTAAATCTCCCGAACTGGATAACCATGGGAAGGCTCCTGGCCGTGCCCGTGCTCTTCGTCCTCATGCTCTTCATGGACGACTCCGCGTTCGACGACCGCTCGAACCGCCTGCTGTCGCTGGTCTCCGGCATCTTCTTCACCGTGGCCATGAGCTCCGACATGCTGGACGGCTACCTCGCCAGGAGGAGGGGGCTCTCGAGCACCTTCGGCAAGTTCTTCGACCCGCTCGCGGACAAGCTGCTCTTCCTGGTCGCCATCATAATGCTGATCCCGCTTGGCAGGATGCCTGCCTGGCTCGTTGCGATCTTCCTCGTCCGCGAGGTCACGGTCACAGCCCTGCGGGGCATCGCGATCGACGAGGGGATCGTGATCGCGGCGAGCCACTGGGGGAAATACAAGGCGGTGTTCGTGGCCGTGGCGTGCACGGGGCTTCTTTTGCACTATCCGTTCCTCGGTATCCAGTGGAGGCTCATCGGCTGGGTCTTCATGGTGCCCGCGGTCCTCATGTCGCTGGGCTCCGGGATCCATTACGCGGCAGGCTTTCTTGCCGGCCTGAAGTGCAGGGGTGCGGCTGCTTGA
- a CDS encoding DegT/DnrJ/EryC1/StrS family aminotransferase: protein MNRELRLIDPDLGREETEAVSALLSDREALPYVAFVPRPNGPIQRLAEAFAAFLREGIGPDHPLVASFLRERGVSEVPLFLGGFASATGAIFAGLRSIGVAGGEVITTSLNYVGVPNAVIMAQAAPRFVDVDGRTFCMDPALIEAAVTPRTKAVIITHLNRFVDIAPVAELFRRKGYEFPLVQDASLAVGSTLRGLRPGVVNVGPGGFTVFSLATSKVITGLGGAILSTNDGWLLSRALTIAYQGMSFREIGVLDAFGANIKMNDINAAIALARLGKREKIFARRRELKALYDASLAPLAESGKAVLQDAGEEAVVTHYAVACDDRGELARRLYARHSIHLGMWHVHHMQEIYEAVRTSLPESERLDGRFTLLPFHTGLSDDEVRLICRALIEELGA, encoded by the coding sequence ATGAACAGAGAACTCAGGCTCATAGACCCGGACCTCGGCCGCGAGGAGACGGAGGCGGTGTCAGCGCTCCTTTCGGACCGCGAGGCGCTGCCTTACGTCGCGTTCGTGCCGCGGCCGAACGGCCCGATCCAGCGGCTGGCCGAGGCCTTCGCCGCCTTCCTCAGGGAGGGGATCGGCCCCGACCATCCGCTCGTCGCCTCGTTCCTGCGCGAGCGCGGCGTCTCCGAGGTCCCGCTGTTTCTCGGCGGCTTCGCCTCTGCCACCGGCGCCATCTTCGCCGGGCTCCGCTCGATCGGGGTCGCGGGCGGCGAGGTGATCACCACCTCGCTCAACTACGTGGGGGTCCCCAACGCCGTGATCATGGCCCAGGCGGCGCCCAGGTTCGTGGACGTGGACGGGCGCACCTTCTGCATGGACCCCGCGCTCATCGAGGCCGCGGTGACGCCCAGGACGAAGGCCGTGATCATCACGCACCTCAACCGGTTCGTGGACATCGCGCCCGTCGCGGAGCTCTTCAGGAGAAAGGGCTACGAGTTCCCGCTCGTCCAGGACGCCTCCCTCGCGGTCGGGTCGACGCTCCGGGGGCTTCGGCCCGGCGTGGTCAACGTGGGCCCCGGGGGTTTCACCGTGTTTTCGCTCGCCACTTCGAAGGTGATCACCGGGCTCGGAGGCGCGATCCTGTCGACGAACGACGGGTGGCTGCTCTCCCGCGCGCTCACGATCGCGTACCAGGGCATGAGCTTCAGGGAGATCGGCGTGCTCGACGCGTTCGGCGCTAACATCAAGATGAACGACATCAACGCCGCCATCGCCCTCGCGCGCCTGGGCAAGAGGGAGAAGATATTCGCGAGGAGGCGCGAGCTCAAGGCGCTCTACGACGCCTCCCTCGCGCCGCTGGCCGAGTCGGGGAAGGCGGTCCTCCAGGACGCGGGGGAGGAGGCGGTGGTCACTCACTACGCGGTCGCCTGCGACGACCGCGGGGAGCTCGCGCGAAGGCTCTACGCCAGGCACAGCATCCACCTGGGGATGTGGCACGTCCATCACATGCAGGAGATATACGAGGCGGTCAGAACGAGCCTCCCTGAGAGCGAGAGGCTCGACGGCCGTTTCACGCTGCTCCCTTTCCACACAGGCCTTTCGGACGACGAGGTCCGCCTCATCTGCCGGGCGCTCATCGAGGAGCTGGGCGCCTAA